The Aedes albopictus strain Foshan chromosome 2, AalbF5, whole genome shotgun sequence region ACGGCTCGCCGCAGTATTCCACCTCCAGAGACTTGAACATCAGCGCGTCTAATCCGCCCATCTGCTCCTGGGATTAGCTTTACGACTTTGCCTCGTACCCAGCTGTTTCGCTCCTTGTCATTCACTATAAACACCAAGGCACCTTCTGTTATCGGTTTGACATCCTCGAACCATTTTGTTCTACGCGTAATGGTGGGCAGGTACTCACGTATCCACCTGGTCCAAAATCGATCAAGCAACAGTTGACACTGATCCCAATCGCTTCGCAATCCCGTTCCTTCATCCGTAGGTGTCTTAACCATTTGCTTCACCCCCGACGAACTTAGCAGCAGAAAATGATTGGGAGTCAGGGCTTCTTGGTCCGAAGTCTCTAACGGTATATAGGTTAACGGCCTGCTGTTCATCATTGATTCCGCTTCGGTGCACAACGTCTGAAATACCTCCTCCGTTGGGGAACGTAGATGACGTAGACCTTCCATCGCTGCCTTGATCGAACGTACCATACGCTCCCACACGCCTCCCATGTGTGGAGAGGCTGGCGGGATAAAGTGCCATCTTGTTTTCGCATCGGTGAAAGTTTCCGCTAATCCCTCATTGACGTTCGAAAGTTGCTTAGCTAATTCCCGACATGTTCCTTGAAAGTTGGTGCCGTTGTCCGTATATATCTCGGTAGGGGCACCCCTACGATCGATGAAACGCCGGAAAGCAAGCTTGCACGACTCCGTAGATAACGACGCAACCACTTCCAAATGCACGGCTCGCGTAACCAAGCAAGTGAACAGCGCCACCCACCTTTTCACATTGCTTCTTTTGACCTTAATCGCAAAAGGACCGCAGTAATCGACTCCTACTTTGGAAAATGGTCGCTCAAATGGCGTCACTCGAACCGCGGGGAGAGGAGCCATTCTTGGTACTCTCGGTTCTGCCTTGCGTACTAAGCAGTAGTTGCATCGCCTAGCTATGCTGCGCACCAGAACTCGCAGATTGGATATGTGGAATTTTTGTCTAACTTCATTCACCACAGTTTCGCCAAACCCATGCCCAAAACGCCGATGGTACCAATCAATTAAAAGCTGAGTCACATAGTGCCCTTTGGGAAGAATAATGGGGTATTTTGCATCAAAAGACGCATACGGTGAAGCTTCGATTCGTCCTTCCATTCTTATCACCCCCAGTTTGTCTAGAAACGGCGAGAGCTTTCGTATCTTGCTAGACTTGTCGAACCGTATCTGTCGTCCTGCTGTTTCCATCGACTTCTTATTCAACTCTTCGAGCTCGCTTGCATACTCATCTGCCTGTGCCAGCCGCCAAAGTGTTTGTTCTGCTCGTTCGAAGTCCGGTCGATCCAGTGGTAACTTCCTGTACTCCCTTTGAGTTCGGCAGCAATCGAGAAAATGATAGACGTATGCTACACTTCTCAACAGGCGTTCCCATTTTGAGAAACGAGAAACATCGATGATCGAACAGTGTAGCCGTTCCTGATGAATATGAATCGATCTCATTTCCACTGCAGTATCAGTCGCTACAGAGTTCTGTTGAGGCCAACACTCTTCCGGATAATATAGAAAGTCTGGTCCTGTGAACCATCTGCTATCAGGCTTCACTGCTGGACCGTTGTTCCATTTCGTCGCTTCATCTGCCACATTGAGTTTAGTTGGTACCCAGCGCCATTCAGAAACGTCGGTTATTTCCAAAATCTCTCCTACTCGCACTGCCACGTACTGTCGGTATTTCCGGGTGTCTGATCTAATCCACGACAGCAATGTGCTAGAATCACTATGGTAAACGGTACGCTTGATTGGAAGGGTGTGATTTTCCTTAATCGTCTTGGCTAGTCGACTGCCTATAACTCCCGCTTGCAGCTCCAGGCGAGGAATTGATACTGTTTTAAGTGGTGCCACTTTGGCTTTGGATGATACGAATGCGCAGCGTGGTTCACCCCGCTCGATGATGCGGAAGTATGCAACGCATGCGTATGCCGACTCACTTGCATCAACAAATACATGGAGCTCGAGAGTTTGGAGATCTTCAACGTTGTAGGACGGAAAATAGCACCGCGGAACACGAACGTTTTGAAGGCAGGGAAGTTGGTCGATCCAGCGCTTCCATCGTGCAAATATCTCTTGTGGGATGGGCTCGTCCCAGGTCACTCCACTACGCCAAAGATCTTGTATTACAATTTTGCCGTGGATGAGGAAATTGGATATTAAACCGTGAGGGTCGAACAACGTCATTAGCAATCGTAGAATGCCTCGTTTGGTTACCATTCCTGCTCCGTATACCATGCGTTGCAGATCGTCGGATAAAACAACCGAAAATGTGAATAAGTCGTCACTTGGCAACCAGGTCATACCCAATACACGTTCGGTTTGGCTCGATTTGTCTTCCCCGATCATCTTTCCTGCATTGGTGGATTGTTCCCCGATTCGTCGTAAAATTTCTTCGGAGTTGGAGCGCCAGTTTCTTAAGTCGAAGCCCGCCTTGGAGTGTACCTCTCGGACGTCAATTGCCAAGTTCGCCATCTCTTCCTCCGTGTCCCGACTGTCCAAATAATCATCCACATAGTGGTTTTCTATTATCGCAGAAGCTGCCTCAGGGTAGAGTTCTTTCCATTCAATAGCGTTGACATTCTTAACGTGTTGTGCAGAGCATGGAGAGCACGTAGAGCCAAACGTAGCCACATCCATTATGTAGGTCTCTAGTTCTTGTGATGGATCAGATCGATATAAAAATCGTTGAGATACACGGTCGGCTGGACGGATTTTGACTTGATGGTACATCTCTTTAATATCGGCCGTGATACAAAATTTGCGTTCACGGAATCGAAAAAGAACCGATGGTAATGAGGTTAACATATCCGGCCCTTTTAAGAGCATTGTATTGAAGGACACGCCATTAACCTTAGCGGCCGCGTCCCAAACGATCCGGACCTTTCCGGGCTTTTTTGGGTTGGTCACTAGACCCAGTGGCAAATACCATGCTCGCTTTTTATCAGCATCTTCCAATTCTTTGCTGCTGGCTCTGTGTGCATAGCCTTTCGACTGGTACTCGGTGATCTGATTATCCAGATTGTCTCGCAACTCCGGATGTGCTCGCAGTCGACGCTCCAAACAGTAAAACCTTCTGGCAGCCATGTCATAACTTGGTGGAAACTCGAACTGATCGTAGCGCCAAAGCAAGCCAGTTTCGTAATGTCCATCGTTGCCCTTCCTTGTTGTTTCTAGTAGAATAGCTTTGGCCCGACTATCTTCGACAGCTTCTGGCAGAGGCCCGCTTACTATTCCTACGTTTTCAGCTGCAAAGAACTCCTTAACCAAGTTGTGTAACTTTTCATCGGTTGTGCACTCACATATATGGAATGAGTGAGACGATTTAGATTCAGCCATGCTGCCGAATACTGTCCAGCCCAGTCTAGTCTTGGTCGCCACAGGCTGATTTCCCCGACCTTCGCGACACTTCAACGGAACCGCAAGTTGCAGATTGCTTAATCCAATTAACAACCTGGGAGTTGCGTTCTCGTAGCTACAGATAGGCAATTTCTGCAGATGGGGAAAGGTTTCTGCCAACCGAACGTAGTCCAATGTTTGAAGGGGTAAGTCTAAACGACCCACAGTGCGCACGTTCATTAAAGGGAAGCGTTTTCCACCTCCGGCTCCGCTAATCTCCAGGTTAATCTGTCTTGAGTTTGCCTCTTCTCTAGTGACGTTCGAAGTCCACTTCAAACATAAATTTCTTTGTTCACCTTCGACCCCCAGTAGATCAGCGATTTCTTCGTCGATTAGCGTTAAATCTGATCCTTCGTCTAGGAAGGCAAATGTCTCCAGTTGCGTTGTTTTGCCATACAATACAACAGGTATGATCCTGAAAATCGTTAGGCTCTGCGGCTGACGATGTACGGATACTACGGCGACATCGGATGATTCGGGAACACCGGGATGTAGAAGCGAATGATGATTATCGTTACACCCACTAACATCGCATGACCTTGACGTGCGGCATGGCCACTTACCGTGAGGTACAAGGCATTTTGGACATAGTTGGTGTGTTTTCACAGTTTCCCAGCGGTCACTTAAGGAAAGTGATTTGAACTCAAAACATTCCTTTACCCGATGTCCTGTTTTCTGGCAGACGAAGCAAGGCTTTACCGTACCCACAGTTTTGCTGCTGCTATCGCTACCGCGTTGTTTGTAATCGTTTGCTGAGCTGTGGGCGTTCAGGAACGACTTTTCCTTTGAGTTCTGCTTCCCGTTTCTGGATGATTGTTGAATCTCCAGATCACTATAATGCGTAACGTCACTTGCTGCTGAGATGATCGCCGACATGTAGTTGCTGAAGGTTTCCAGGTCGGCTGTAACCATACGCTTCTTGTAGAGTGCCCAGTCTAGCCGGATATTTGCAGGAAGTTTGCCAACCAAATCGTGCAGTAACGAAGGATTCGTAAGATGAACTTGTTGATTGGCTGCCTTCAGATGTCCAACTAAGTTTTGAACAACGATCCCAAAGTTTATCAGCGTCTCTAGTCTGTCCGACTTTGGTGCCGGAGTGTCTCGAACTCTGGTTAGCAGGGACTGAATAAGTCGTTCTGGATTGCCAAAAAGTGTCTCTAATGTAGCCAAGACTTGCGGAACTGACGATGGAAGCAGCAGATTGCTTCGTACTACCTCCAATGCATTCCCCCGCAAGCACTTTTGGAGTCGCATCAAATTCTCGGCATCTGTGTAGCCGCACATTAGTGTCGAATTACGATAACTGCTAATGAATATAGGCCATTCCTCAGGGTTTCCCGTGAATACTGGGAGTTCCCTTGGGACCACCTGTCTCGCCGCCATCTGCTGTTGGTATTGACCTCCGAAATGTTCCAACGCTCCGTCGTATGCTGCATTCGTCAATAGCGGACGAGCTTGACCTGCATATGGCAAAGGTGGCTGCCAAGAAGGCAAGTGCTGAGCTGGAGCGTAAACTGGGTGACGTTGTACCCGAGGTTGTCCATTCGGGAGCCTTTGATCTGCTGTTGGTAACGCTGGACCTAATCCTGGTACTGGTGGTTCCATCCAAGTCGGAGCTGATGGAGAAGGCATAGTCGGGAAAGCAGCTGGTGCAGCTTTAAGGTGGACACCCGAGGAAATGGATTGATGTAACGCTGAACCAGGCGCGGCCAACCGTGCCGCTGTCGAGATAGCAGGTAAGTTCGGCGGCGCGCTCCCACACGACACTGACGGCTGAATAGTAATCGGTGCGGACGATGATACTAACGTGTGCGCGCCGGCGGCAGACGGGAGCAATAACGAACTGTTTTCTGCAATCGTCTGTAGAACATTCGTTCCTCCATACTGACCTCTTTGTTCCGCCCCTACTGTACTGTCATTTTTCGATGAAAGTTCCTGTGCTGGAAGTGAGCGGTACAGATTTGCTTCGTCGGTGCTGACTACCACCTTAGCTCCGAGTGAGCTCAGCGGAGTTCCGTGCAGAAGGTTGTTCCGAGCCCCAGTCACCGGCGGCTGTGGTAAACTCACTATCGAATCTTCTAATGCTGCGtcttctgctgaaatttcttgcTGTTCTGCATCCATCCAAGTTTTAACCTTGTCCAGACTTCTCTGACGACTTCCTCGGCTTCTCACGCTACTGGCTCCATCCTCTAATGTCCCCGACATCAATAAAGCGTATTTTTCGTCGATATATTTCTCTGCTAAATCCTCCTTCTCCTTTTGAATACGTTCTTCTCGTAGCCGCTCCTGTTCCTGCCGTTCACGCATATGCTTTTCCTTGGTCTTCTGAAGTTCTTCCAATCGCATCAGTTCCAGTCGCATTCTGGTCGACCGAGTACTACTCGTAGATATAACCGATTTCGCCGTCCCACTTATGGATAGAGCGCACGCTACGCATGACCAACTGCCATCTACGATCTCTCCAGTTCCACCTGCACAAGCGTCGTGATACCAGCGCCGGCATTGATAACAAATGACCGTCGCCCCATTGTCGGAATTTGGCTTATTGCAGCCAGGACAGCTTTGCTGGATACTTGGATGAGATCCTAATGCTGTTGCCATTGCTTGCCGTGTGCCTGCTAAAAGCTGGTCGCTGGAAACTCTTAAAAGATTTGTGGCCGCCGGGGAAAGGAAAACCAGTCAAAGTCTCTTGAGCgaacagtttttatttcttcaggtGTTGCTTTTAAGCTGGAAAAATCATAGTTAGTTTTAGTTCAGTAACTTAAGCGTTCAATATAACTCACAGTTTCGTTGACTATTAAAGTATTGTCCCTTCTCGACTTCCACAGATAAATTTTGAGGTCACGATACAACTAGTTATAAAAATAAGCTGATAATTTGCGATTCAATTCAATACATGACAACTTACGTACAATTCAATGTAGATATTTACTGATACTTCATCCGTACAATCTCGTTACTGTTCGTGCTAAATAGCTATCTATAAGTTCAAATTAAGGCGTATACATTTTTAGAAAACAATCAAATTCTAGAGGCACTTACATTAGAAAATAAATTGTCCGTCTACAAGAAAAAAACTCcaaaatttgttcgaaaattctcaatCACTGTTTGATAACTGTTTTGCTCtatcaaattcatcaaatcatctTATCTGACGTTTTGCTTCGCTACCTTCTACTGCCCTACCTACACACGTACGTACGATCTAGGGTTGATCTTGGCCATCAGCGTGATCCACACATATAGCCACATCACCATCCGTGTTGCCAGGGTCCACAGCTactataactaaaataaactggtcgaattttatatcgacaaaagcacatacgacctattcaaatcgagctccagaatagaTGTTTCGCTTaagcttcaacgactgacagacgtcaagccgtgttggcagaggaagctctcaatgaataactgtggaagtacttatagaaaactagccgaaaatcaggttttagccaagtgaggatgttacgacaagaaaaagatgaacaatgatttttctaatgttttccaataaattaaaggaatctagtaaatagtaaactatcattgataacaatacaaatacaattagtttgatGGGGTCAATCGAACCGAtgctaaaataaacatgcaataatatttgttgttatgtaaacagatttcgcctttgaaaaaccagagaattcatatttctcgctaacatttttccccagcatttacagatactaatggccacatgaattgtgaacgatttatggtatggatcatacgacctgaggtctgacttgtgatatttggcagttatttgaaaagattgtagatagatcttatcaacagctgccaagcaatacataccagacagacatcagagtgtttgattcttatcctaaaatgtgcatatcattgtggcggccgttagtgctcgtaaatgctggatataaatgttagcggaaaatataaattctatggattttcaaaagcgaaaactgcttacaaacaacaacaaatattattgtatttttattgtaacaacgatgcatttgacgccattcaattttaattgtatttgtattgtaagaacaatgacaaaacattaagatatattgtaatcttttgaaaattgccctaaaaatgtctcataaaaacacaatacattctattgtttttcacgaaaaagtgtatgaaaattttctcaaaattttatggttaagatacataacgaccaccattttttattgtaaaagtgccatttaccattcgccgaatggtatagaacaataggggtgatggtgagtgtgctgtgtaaattacaatacgtttaatggtgaatatttttggaaaaaatggtgttgtaacaataaaatttatcgtatttttatgatattttttatcagggtagttTATGGCACGGATTGCGATAAAGCGATGCCGTGCTGGATGCGTTTTCTGCCTTGCCCCTAGAAGGGGTTATCCCGGTTTTCCGGAAAACCTcgtacaaaaatttctgaagggatcaatCACATCGCTCAAAAGTTCAAGTGCATGCTCCTTGGGCATGATCCACCGCTCGCGACTTGGATGGATGACTGACAATTTGCTTGTCAAGACGGAATCACGATTTTTCTGCTTCTCCTCAAGAGGacggaaattgttttaaaaaatcaCAAGAAATATCGTTTATTTTTAATACTAAATATTACACAGAATTAATTATAACAGAAATATGGACGATCCAGAGCTAAATCTCCTGCGCCAGCAGCGTCTCCAGCAGATGCAGGTAAGAGAATGAGAATTGCACTCCATGTCGTGCCGATTTGCCGACCGGCGATGGCCGAAACTGCGTTGAACTTTTAGATGTTCCATAAATAACTGAGGTCACACTATGGACGACCTGATTGGCACCATAAACATGGAAGTGGAGCCAAATCTAACAGGTTTTTGTCATGGGTTTGATTACAGGGCGGTGACCCAGAGCAGCAAAAGGCCAAAGAGGAACAGATGGCCGCCCAAGAGGAGATAAAGAACTCGATGCTGTCGCAGCTACTGGATCAAAATGCTCGGGCCCGTCTGAATACGTTGAAGCTGAGCAAACCGGACAAGGCGCAAATGGTGGAAGGGATGATCATCAGGATGGCACAGATGGGTCAGATCGGAGGGAAACTGGACGATGCCTCGTtggtgaaattgctggagagCCTTAATCAGCAGATGCCCCGCAGCGGTTCTACGGTGAAGTTTGACCGTCGACGAGCCGCACTGGATTcggacgacgacgatgactacGGGATTTGAAGGCGATTGCCCTCCGGTGGGTGAAAACGGTTCCGACAGTGTGGAATCAAAAGCTTCACATTTTGGCTGCGGAGAACGCTAATATCGGGCTTGCCGCAGAAGATTCGCTTGCTTTCAGGCTCGTTTGGAGCCCATATTAATCTGATTAACGGTAATATTTTAAGGACGAAATAAACTCGTTTATAACAATGCATGACTAAGAAATGTGTAAGACTATTGTTTCTAAATTCAAAATGGGTTTTATATTCGCATATGTTTGAAAACCACCGCACAATGGCCTCAGACCCATTTCTAACTGGACAAGTTCACGTCTAAATCATAATATTGGTTTAGCTAATGTATTCTGAAAAATTACTTcagactttttgttttttttagtatgcgttgcgttgcgtgaagcgtaattcgtggagtaattcgtagattgcatattgCATAAGTTGTCATGTTTAAACTTTAATACCGTAGCCGCTCACTACGGCGCGGATATTCTTGGACTACATGAATTAGatgagagcaaagccattttatgcaatatttaccaaaaaacataagttttaaaaacaaaaccaagattttttttgagcggctattgggtctaAAAAAATTGTAGGtaatttcatgtgttccaataaccgctcacgcaaaaaatacgtgaaaatcgtaaaatctgtcgattttagtacacagtgtatttAATCACTATTATACTGCattgatcgcataactgtctcatatgaataggaaacccagcaaagatgggactgatatgcgatcatgggcagtatacaCTCCCACTGAACAGGAAAAACTggtgcggacctggtgtgatggttagaacatttgactatcacgccgaggacctgggatcgaatcccactcccgacaaactcgcaaaatgtgagttcttccttcggaagggaagtaaagtgtgggacccgagatgaactagcctagggctaaaaatctcgttaatacagataaaaaaaacctgaattaatccacctatggtgaacagaacccttcttacacttatcaaaattattattgtattattcgcatgtatgattgtgatttttggtcatttaagaaaatattgtagatttggcatcaagttgattgctttccataatagaatcatcgaccatgggcttaactaccagaaatgccagacagaatctcctagaatcttgtatggaatgtttaaacaatagctttcatgttctggaatattgtatctcttgttaactgccaaacGATTAAtacatggataagaaaatcatcgagatacactttgtctaatattctTTATCAGTTGAATAAATTTGATCCAAAGTACTTGGGACCCAGGTTATGGGTGGTTATGGATCGAAACCAAGCGTCATTTATATAATTCTTATGGTACCGTGACCGCGCCTAATTCAAATCagctcctaattccgttcactcgAATCAAAACAACGAGTATTAGCCGAAATTGTAGCAAATCTCTTGcaaattgttttcaaaattttcaataattatgttCACGCCAGACTATAATTAAAATTTGAATGATTGTTTATGTATTATTATGAAAATACATTAAATGTTATTTATCATCCAATTGGCCGCCATActactttttttcttttcggGACCTAGGGATTGCATCAATTTATATATTAAttgtattttcattgaaatactaataaaatcaatcaaacaaGTACCAAAGCAAAACAGTAAAGGAcaaatttttataaatttaacatCAAAAAAATTTTTCGTCGACGACTCATGATGCTGGAAATGAAAAAGGAACATGACCGGAATTAGGATACTAAAGGTTGTGTTTGCTCCTATTTCCAATCAACATATGGATGCGAAGGAATTAtgaaaaaatgcagtacaatcggAACAACCAACTCCAGCATCAGTCAAGGAACTATGACGATAGATGACTATCTAGATGAGAGAGCTAGCAAGCATAAATTGTTTAAATATTTATTCGCATAGGTTCAAAGATGGATTCGTCatagatgacgtcatacccgacataaacctatcattgacctgtttttattttggcctccaaacccaacatagacccaacagttatgcgATGTGGGCCCAAAAATGATTCAACGTTCGGTAAAAATTGACCCGATTTTGACGcgacattcgatttttttttcagtctggcggaattttgcagtgtTTTTTGTGCTTCATACTcagctagtcatttgagtgacattTCATTCAAATCATAAGGAATTGATTTTCAATTGGTGGGCTCTGATTGAAATCATGTAGTGAGAAGCAAAAATGAcggagaagattttttgaatgaatgagATCATTGGAAATTGATAAAACTCTAGGAATccagaaaaattctgaaaaatgctttaaattattataaaactaaCACATTTTACTGcggaaataaatgtattttacacaAAGTAATATAACTATCACTGTAGCATACAATAATAATATGATTATTTTGTCAACATGATAATTATTTGGAGTGACCGGAATTAGGAACACAAGTGAACGGAGTTAGGAGCATACTGATTGGAATTACGAACAAAAGCTTGTTTGAATTGGCggtcatttttaaaataagtgGAGTACTTGCAACCTTGATTATATTTTTCTAGCAATGTAGGGACATAATGAAACAGCGTTGCACAATTACAGCCACTAAATGCAGAAGATGTGTTTTCTACAGCTGTAAGACTTAGTGCATCGCcttaagtgaacggaattaggtacGGTCACGGTATAAAAAGGATAaaaatagccggggcccgtggcgtagtggtcacacgttcacttcataagtggatggtcatgtcaAGAAAAGACTGTGTTATTTCTATATTGTTCAATTGGAACTGGAGCCATT contains the following coding sequences:
- the LOC134288601 gene encoding uncharacterized protein LOC134288601, which codes for MATALGSHPSIQQSCPGCNKPNSDNGATVICYQCRRWYHDACAGGTGEIVDGSWSCVACALSISGTAKSVISTSSTRSTRMRLELMRLEELQKTKEKHMRERQEQERLREERIQKEKEDLAEKYIDEKYALLMSGTLEDGASSVRSRGSRQRSLDKVKTWMDAEQQEISAEDAALEDSIVSLPQPPVTGARNNLLHGTPLSSLGAKVVVSTDEANLYRSLPAQELSSKNDSTVGAEQRGQYGGTNVLQTIAENSSLLLPSAAGAHTLVSSSAPITIQPSVSCGSAPPNLPAISTAARLAAPGSALHQSISSGVHLKAAPAAFPTMPSPSAPTWMEPPVPGLGPALPTADQRLPNGQPRVQRHPVYAPAQHLPSWQPPLPYAGQARPLLTNAAYDGALEHFGGQYQQQMAARQVVPRELPVFTGNPEEWPIFISSYRNSTLMCGYTDAENLMRLQKCLRGNALEVVRSNLLLPSSVPQVLATLETLFGNPERLIQSLLTRVRDTPAPKSDRLETLINFGIVVQNLVGHLKAANQQVHLTNPSLLHDLVGKLPANIRLDWALYKKRMVTADLETFSNYMSAIISAASDVTHYSDLEIQQSSRNGKQNSKEKSFLNAHSSANDYKQRGSDSSSKTVGTVKPCFVCQKTGHRVKECFEFKSLSLSDRWETVKTHQLCPKCLVPHGKWPCRTSRSCDVSGCNDNHHSLLHPGVPESSDVAVVSVHRQPQSLTIFRIIPVVLYGKTTQLETFAFLDEGSDLTLIDEEIADLLGVEGEQRNLCLKWTSNVTREEANSRQINLEISGAGGGKRFPLMNVRTVGRLDLPLQTLDYVRLAETFPHLQKLPICSYENATPRLLIGLSNLQLAVPLKCREGRGNQPVATKTRLGWTVFGSMAESKSSHSFHICECTTDEKLHNLVKEFFAAENVGIVSGPLPEAVEDSRAKAILLETTRKGNDGHYETGLLWRYDQFEFPPSYDMAARRFYCLERRLRAHPELRDNLDNQITEYQSKGYAHRASSKELEDADKKRAWYLPLGLVTNPKKPGKVRIVWDAAAKVNGVSFNTMLLKGPDMLTSLPSVLFRFRERKFCITADIKEMYHQVKIRPADRVSQRFLYRSDPSQELETYIMDVATFGSTCSPCSAQHVKNVNAIEWKELYPEAASAIIENHYVDDYLDSRDTEEEMANLAIDVREVHSKAGFDLRNWRSNSEEILRRIGEQSTNAGKMIGEDKSSQTERVLGMTWLPSDDLFTFSVVLSDDLQRMVYGAGMVTKRGILRLLMTLFDPHGLISNFLIHGKIVIQDLWRSGVTWDEPIPQEIFARWKRWIDQLPCLQNVRVPRCYFPSYNVEDLQTLELHVFVDASESAYACVAYFRIIERGEPRCAFVSSKAKVAPLKTVSIPRLELQAGVIGSRLAKTIKENHTLPIKRTVYHSDSSTLLSWIRSDTRKYRQYVAVRVGEILEITDVSEWRWVPTKLNVADEATKWNNGPAVKPDSRWFTGPDFLYYPEECWPQQNSVATDTAVEMRSIHIHQERLHCSIIDVSRFSKWERLLRSVAYVYHFLDCCRTQREYRKLPLDRPDFERAEQTLWRLAQADEYASELEELNKKSMETAGRQIRFDKSSKIRKLSPFLDKLGVIRMEGRIEASPYASFDAKYPIILPKGHYVTQLLIDWYHRRFGHGFGETVVNEVRQKFHISNLRVLVRSIARRCNYCLVRKAEPRVPRMAPLPAVRVTPFERPFSKVGVDYCGPFAIKVKRSNVKRWVALFTCLVTRAVHLEVVASLSTESCKLAFRRFIDRRGAPTEIYTDNGTNFQGTCRELAKQLSNVNEGLAETFTDAKTRWHFIPPASPHMGGVWERMVRSIKAAMEGLRHLRSPTEEVFQTLCTEAESMMNSRPLTYIPLETSDQEALTPNHFLLLSSSGVKQMVKTPTDEGTGLRSDWDQCQLLLDRFWTRWIREYLPTITRRTKWFEDVKPITEGALVFIVNDKERNSWVRGKVVKLIPGADGRIRRADVQVSGGGILRRAVAKLAVLDVLGVSKADGTGQLYGSGDVDPGNTDGDVAICVDHADGQDQP
- the LOC109419716 gene encoding programmed cell death protein 5: MDDPELNLLRQQRLQQMQGGDPEQQKAKEEQMAAQEEIKNSMLSQLLDQNARARLNTLKLSKPDKAQMVEGMIIRMAQMGQIGGKLDDASLVKLLESLNQQMPRSGSTVKFDRRRAALDSDDDDDYGI